In Acidobacteriota bacterium, one genomic interval encodes:
- a CDS encoding cytidine deaminase, with protein MDELVRIALQARENAFAPFSRFKVGAALLAESGKIYTGCNVENASYGLTVCAERVAIFKAVSEGERRFKAICVTADTDRLTPPCGACRQIIWEFCGDVPVILANLKGDRKEYRMLDLIPDPFDAGLLT; from the coding sequence ATGGACGAACTGGTCCGGATCGCCCTCCAGGCCCGGGAGAACGCCTTCGCCCCCTTCTCGAGGTTCAAGGTGGGGGCCGCGCTCCTGGCCGAGAGCGGGAAAATCTACACCGGGTGCAACGTGGAGAACGCCTCCTACGGCCTGACCGTCTGCGCCGAGCGGGTGGCCATCTTCAAGGCCGTCAGCGAGGGGGAGCGCCGTTTCAAGGCCATCTGCGTCACGGCGGACACCGACCGGCTGACCCCGCCCTGCGGGGCCTGCCGGCAGATCATCTGGGAGTTCTGCGGGGATGTCCCGGTGATCCTGGCCAACCTGAAGGGAGACCGGAAGGAGTACCGCATGCTCGACCTGATCCCCGACCCCTTCGACGCGGGACTGCTGACCTGA
- a CDS encoding purine-nucleoside phosphorylase yields MIGKIREAVDYIHGKFPSACEVGVILGSGLGAFAEQIENPVVIPFGDIPNFPVSSVAGHAGKLFLGRLKGKTVALMQGRVHYYEGHDPTSVIFPCRVLRQLGVRSLVVTNAAGGINVDFSSGVLMLISDHLNLMGFNPLRGKNEEAFGARFPDMTFAYDPELRALARDVAKGQGMDLKEGVYVGLQGPSYETPAEIRMLRTLGADAVGMSTVPEVIAANQMGVKVVAISCITNMAAGILNQKLSHEEVMETTARVQRDFVKLLAGIVERL; encoded by the coding sequence ATGATCGGGAAAATCAGAGAAGCGGTCGATTACATTCACGGGAAGTTTCCCTCGGCCTGCGAGGTCGGGGTGATCCTGGGCTCGGGGCTGGGGGCGTTCGCCGAGCAGATCGAAAACCCGGTCGTCATCCCCTTCGGCGACATCCCGAACTTCCCCGTGAGTTCCGTGGCGGGCCACGCGGGGAAACTCTTCCTGGGCAGACTGAAGGGGAAGACGGTGGCCCTGATGCAGGGGCGGGTGCACTACTACGAGGGGCACGACCCGACGTCCGTCATCTTCCCGTGCCGGGTGCTGCGCCAGTTGGGCGTGAGGTCCCTGGTCGTCACCAACGCCGCCGGCGGCATCAACGTCGACTTCTCCTCCGGCGTCCTCATGCTCATCTCCGACCACCTCAACCTCATGGGGTTCAACCCGCTGCGAGGAAAGAACGAGGAGGCCTTCGGGGCCCGGTTCCCCGACATGACCTTCGCCTACGACCCCGAACTGAGGGCCCTGGCCCGGGACGTGGCCAAAGGGCAGGGGATGGACCTCAAGGAAGGGGTTTACGTGGGCCTGCAGGGCCCTTCCTACGAGACGCCGGCGGAGATCCGCATGCTGCGGACCCTGGGGGCGGACGCCGTGGGCATGTCCACCGTGCCCGAGGTCATCGCCGCCAACCAGATGGGCGTCAAGGTGGTGGCCATCAGCTGCATCACCAACATGGCCGCCGGCATCCTCAACCAGAAGCTGAGCCACGAGGAGGTCATGGAGACCACGGCGCGGGTCCAGCGGGACTTCGTCAAGCTCCTGGCCGGAATCGTCGAGCGCCTGTAG
- the kdsB gene encoding 3-deoxy-manno-octulosonate cytidylyltransferase, with amino-acid sequence MRVLAVIPARHASSRLPGKPLLPLAGKPVVQHVYERVRSCARVDATVVATDDVRIRDAVWAFGGEVVMTAPDHPSGTDRVAEVARVLPAEIVVNVQGDEPLIPPAVIEAALEPFFASEAVRVTTLAAPFTDVADFLNPNCVKVVVDTRGDALYFSRLPIPYVRPESGTLTLAAYGERTLLHPPSPLPALRHGGLYAYRNADLQELVRVPPSPLERAERLEQLRILENGGKIRVVTVDRLTPGIDTPDDYRALQTLLETS; translated from the coding sequence ATGCGCGTACTCGCCGTCATCCCCGCCCGTCACGCGTCCTCCCGCCTCCCGGGAAAGCCGCTCCTGCCGCTGGCCGGAAAACCCGTCGTCCAGCACGTCTACGAGCGGGTGCGGTCCTGCGCGCGGGTGGACGCCACGGTCGTCGCCACCGACGACGTCCGGATCCGGGACGCGGTCTGGGCCTTCGGCGGCGAGGTGGTCATGACCGCCCCGGACCACCCCTCCGGCACCGACCGGGTGGCGGAAGTGGCCCGGGTGCTGCCGGCGGAGATCGTGGTCAACGTACAGGGGGACGAGCCGCTCATCCCGCCGGCCGTGATCGAGGCCGCCCTGGAGCCGTTCTTCGCTTCGGAAGCGGTCCGGGTCACCACCCTCGCCGCCCCGTTCACCGACGTCGCCGATTTTCTGAACCCCAACTGCGTCAAGGTGGTGGTGGACACCCGCGGGGACGCCCTCTACTTCTCCCGCCTGCCCATCCCCTACGTGCGCCCCGAGTCGGGGACCCTGACCCTGGCCGCCTACGGGGAGCGGACCCTCCTGCACCCGCCGTCCCCCCTCCCGGCCCTGCGCCACGGCGGGCTCTACGCCTACCGGAACGCCGACCTGCAGGAACTGGTCCGGGTCCCGCCCTCGCCCCTCGAGCGGGCCGAGCGGCTGGAACAGCTCCGGATCCTGGAAAACGGCGGGAAGATCCGCGTGGTCACCGTCGACCGCCTGACGCCCGGCATCGACACCCCCGACGACTACCGGGCCTTGCAAACCCTGCTGGAAACGTCCTGA
- a CDS encoding elongation factor P: MPNLIEAIDLKRRTFFEFEDAPFVCLDVEINTPTARGGQTLVRVKMRNLITRAVFDKTFRAGEKFREPDLVMVPASFLYADGEGCHFMDQETFETLSLGEDLLAGDEGLIVEGLVIQVQKYNGNPIGLQFPPHVELTVTHTEPGTRGDTASGNVTKLARLETGLEVRVPLFIKEGEKIKVHTETREFAGRA; encoded by the coding sequence ATGCCCAACCTGATCGAAGCCATCGACCTCAAGCGCCGCACGTTTTTCGAGTTCGAGGACGCCCCCTTCGTGTGCCTCGACGTCGAGATCAACACCCCCACCGCCCGGGGGGGGCAGACCCTGGTGCGGGTAAAAATGCGCAACCTGATCACCCGGGCCGTTTTCGACAAGACCTTCCGGGCCGGCGAGAAGTTCCGGGAACCCGACCTCGTGATGGTCCCCGCGAGTTTCCTCTACGCCGACGGCGAAGGCTGCCACTTCATGGACCAGGAGACCTTCGAGACCCTGAGCCTGGGGGAAGACCTCCTGGCCGGCGACGAGGGCCTGATCGTGGAAGGTCTCGTCATCCAGGTCCAGAAGTACAACGGCAACCCCATCGGCCTCCAGTTCCCGCCCCACGTGGAACTGACGGTGACCCACACCGAGCCGGGCACCCGCGGCGACACGGCCAGCGGCAACGTCACCAAGCTCGCCCGGCTCGAGACCGGGCTGGAGGTCCGCGTCCCCCTGTTCATCAAGGAAGGGGAGAAGATCAAGGTGCACACGGAGACCCGGGAGTTCGCGGGCCGGGCCTGA
- a CDS encoding M6 family metalloprotease domain-containing protein, which translates to MAVSKTRGTRLGATIGVVGVVGLLVLGTGFVPALEPPAPGMAAQYQADGTWAGRLAEAYRLGNHRPDAARMERLRYDLQYRYLENEGWSAAQIQSVLAPPPAWSGIPTTGNVKVLVLLIAFSDYAPITGDTQSAIDSRIFGSGTGGYPLESLKNYYQRASYSQLTFQGNVLGWYTTAYARSAVTQTDTGRETLIKEALNYYEGVGHDFTQYDNDGDGAVDYFAVIWTGPPGAWASFWWGYQTSFWDTSYTLDGKTLGKYSWQWESYYYPSGAFSPQVLIHETGHALGLPDYYDYDTTVGPQGGVGGLDMMDGNWGDHNAFSKYLLGWITPTVLGSGSTTKALRSSGTYGDALLVMRGASGSTLFGEFFLVQSRFREANDSTYPADGLLVWHVDATLDGSAWDYQYDNSYTSHKLLRLMEADGLEEIETGDGNADAGDYYTSGLTFGFGTTPNSAAYTGRPTGIVVDNIASGTLQMSCRATLYAVPTVAVTNPTAEQVVSGVVNIQATVGEITKAPDVIVKVEVFVNGVSLGLCPSPPYQLPWDTTPLPAGAYTLRVEATNHHGVVDYDEITVYVIRSSAQALVMDLGSDNGSGRALANALAHHNIRPVFATSVGAISASTYPLAFLCLGYTPGNYVLTPTDSTHLVNYLNAGGRLYLEGSPTWATDPPLPVHGMTGITGVASSAADLVLIQAPQGVFTSGNAFPPVGTQAAVSRLQVTSGVTDAAVIWANMSPYYFCGIARNTGVYRTIGCSCEFGLIPPPLRDGIMRSYLDFLRPRTAFDFNFNVYSDILWHNTTSGAVSTWLMNASGVAGSVGIQPPSGPYSDAAWQVVGVGDLDGDRKGDLFWRNTTTGAIVVWFVDENGYAGELSVATVDTTWRIVGVGDVDGDGRADIYWRNDNLGTLSVWLMTPSGYAGSLFVGGISDPLWQVVGIADVNGDGRKDIFWRRTDSGIMSVWLCGSSGITSDFSPGAVGTSWKIVGFGDADGDNKEDIFWRNDTSGTMSLWLLTEAGLKRDVFVGGLGDLSWQVVGIGDFNGDNLADEFWRNQSTGDMSIWFCSGTGITGQMSPGSVSDMTWQTLNHVNLNAGLAGGKPGAPGKALPPWAQVIR; encoded by the coding sequence ATGGCGGTTTCGAAAACGCGCGGAACGCGGTTGGGAGCGACGATCGGCGTGGTGGGCGTGGTGGGCCTGCTGGTGCTCGGGACGGGTTTCGTTCCGGCCCTGGAGCCCCCCGCCCCGGGGATGGCGGCGCAGTACCAGGCCGACGGCACGTGGGCCGGGCGGCTGGCGGAGGCTTACCGGCTCGGCAATCACCGTCCGGACGCGGCACGGATGGAACGCCTTCGTTATGACCTGCAGTACCGGTACCTGGAAAACGAGGGGTGGTCCGCGGCGCAGATCCAGTCGGTGCTGGCGCCGCCCCCGGCCTGGAGCGGCATCCCCACCACGGGCAACGTCAAGGTCCTGGTGCTGCTCATCGCCTTCTCCGACTACGCCCCCATCACCGGGGACACCCAGTCGGCCATCGACTCGCGGATCTTCGGCAGCGGGACCGGCGGTTACCCCCTGGAGAGCCTCAAGAACTACTACCAGCGGGCGTCCTACAGCCAGCTCACCTTCCAGGGGAACGTCCTGGGGTGGTACACCACGGCCTACGCCCGCTCCGCCGTCACCCAGACCGACACGGGGCGCGAGACGCTGATCAAGGAAGCCCTCAACTACTACGAAGGGGTGGGGCACGACTTCACCCAGTACGACAACGACGGCGACGGGGCCGTCGACTACTTCGCCGTGATCTGGACCGGCCCCCCGGGCGCCTGGGCCTCCTTCTGGTGGGGGTACCAAACTTCTTTCTGGGACACTTCCTACACCCTGGACGGCAAGACCCTCGGCAAGTACTCCTGGCAGTGGGAGTCCTACTACTACCCCTCCGGCGCCTTCTCCCCCCAGGTCCTCATCCACGAGACCGGGCACGCGCTGGGGCTGCCCGACTACTACGACTACGACACCACCGTAGGGCCCCAGGGCGGGGTGGGCGGCCTGGACATGATGGACGGCAACTGGGGCGACCACAACGCCTTCAGCAAGTACCTCCTGGGTTGGATCACGCCCACGGTCCTGGGCAGCGGGTCCACCACCAAGGCCCTCCGCTCCTCGGGGACCTACGGCGACGCCCTCCTGGTCATGCGGGGGGCTTCCGGCTCGACGCTCTTCGGCGAGTTCTTCCTGGTCCAGAGCCGGTTCCGGGAGGCCAACGATTCCACCTACCCCGCCGACGGGCTCCTGGTCTGGCACGTGGACGCCACCCTGGACGGCAGCGCGTGGGACTACCAGTACGACAACTCGTACACCTCCCACAAGCTGCTCCGCTTGATGGAAGCCGACGGGCTCGAGGAGATCGAGACCGGCGACGGCAACGCCGACGCCGGCGACTACTACACCTCCGGCCTCACCTTCGGTTTCGGCACCACGCCGAACAGCGCCGCCTACACGGGGCGGCCCACCGGCATCGTGGTGGACAACATCGCCAGCGGCACGCTCCAGATGTCGTGCCGGGCCACCCTCTACGCCGTCCCCACCGTCGCCGTAACCAACCCGACCGCCGAGCAGGTGGTCTCGGGGGTCGTGAACATCCAGGCGACCGTGGGCGAGATCACCAAGGCCCCCGACGTGATCGTGAAGGTCGAAGTCTTCGTCAACGGGGTCTCCCTCGGCCTGTGCCCCTCCCCGCCCTACCAGCTGCCGTGGGACACCACGCCCCTGCCCGCGGGGGCCTACACCCTCCGGGTCGAGGCGACGAACCACCACGGCGTCGTGGACTACGACGAGATCACGGTCTACGTCATCCGGTCGAGTGCCCAGGCGCTGGTCATGGACCTGGGCTCCGACAACGGGAGCGGCCGGGCCCTCGCCAACGCCCTGGCCCACCACAACATCCGGCCCGTCTTCGCCACGTCCGTCGGGGCGATCTCCGCGTCCACCTACCCCCTCGCGTTCCTCTGCCTGGGGTACACCCCCGGAAACTACGTCCTGACGCCCACCGACAGCACTCACCTGGTCAACTACCTCAACGCCGGCGGGCGGCTGTACCTCGAAGGCAGCCCCACCTGGGCCACCGACCCGCCGCTGCCCGTCCACGGCATGACGGGGATCACGGGCGTCGCCTCCTCCGCCGCCGACCTCGTCCTCATCCAGGCGCCCCAGGGGGTCTTCACCTCGGGGAACGCCTTCCCCCCGGTCGGGACGCAGGCCGCCGTGAGCCGTCTCCAGGTCACGTCGGGAGTCACCGACGCCGCCGTGATCTGGGCCAACATGTCCCCCTACTACTTCTGCGGGATCGCCCGGAACACGGGCGTCTACCGCACCATCGGCTGCTCGTGCGAGTTCGGCCTGATCCCCCCGCCCCTCCGCGACGGGATCATGCGGTCCTACCTCGACTTCCTCCGCCCCCGGACGGCCTTCGACTTCAACTTCAACGTCTACAGTGACATCCTGTGGCACAACACCACGTCCGGCGCGGTGTCAACCTGGCTGATGAACGCCTCGGGGGTGGCCGGCTCCGTGGGGATCCAGCCCCCGTCCGGACCTTACAGCGATGCGGCCTGGCAGGTGGTGGGCGTCGGCGACCTCGACGGGGACCGCAAGGGGGACCTCTTCTGGCGGAACACCACGACCGGGGCCATCGTGGTCTGGTTCGTGGACGAGAACGGCTACGCCGGGGAACTGAGCGTCGCCACCGTCGACACCACCTGGAGAATCGTGGGCGTGGGGGACGTGGACGGGGACGGCCGGGCCGACATCTACTGGCGCAACGACAACCTGGGGACCCTCTCCGTCTGGCTGATGACCCCGTCGGGTTACGCGGGGAGCCTCTTCGTGGGCGGCATCTCGGACCCCCTGTGGCAAGTGGTGGGGATCGCCGACGTGAACGGGGACGGGCGAAAGGACATCTTCTGGCGGCGGACCGACTCCGGGATCATGTCCGTGTGGCTCTGCGGCAGCAGCGGCATCACCTCGGACTTCTCGCCGGGGGCCGTGGGCACGTCCTGGAAGATCGTCGGCTTCGGCGACGCCGACGGCGACAACAAGGAAGACATCTTCTGGCGAAACGACACCTCGGGCACCATGTCCCTGTGGCTCCTCACCGAGGCGGGCCTGAAGCGCGACGTCTTCGTGGGGGGCCTCGGGGACCTGAGCTGGCAGGTGGTGGGGATCGGCGACTTCAACGGCGACAACCTGGCGGACGAGTTCTGGCGGAACCAGTCCACGGGGGACATGTCAATCTGGTTCTGCTCGGGGACCGGGATCACCGGCCAGATGTCCCCGGGTTCGGTGTCCGACATGACCTGGCAGACCCTCAACCACGTCAACCTCAACGCCGGCCTGGCGGGCGGCAAGCCCGGCGCCCCCGGCAAAGCCCTGCCGCCCTGGGCCCAGGTTATCAGGTAA
- a CDS encoding helicase-associated domain-containing protein has translation MWRSDLPPTPADATRPGDTPRSERPLVVQSDGTLLLEVGGAQAEEARNALCAFAQIEKSPEYIHTYRLTALSLWNAASAGVRLPDILGALSRFSRYPVPDLVERNIRDQFDRFGQVVMVPRDEEFLLLRVYDSRIRLELQGAREMREHIQEATPEGFLVPVGRRGAVKQALVRLAYPPEDLCGYMEGVPLSLALRATSRGGAPFGLRRYQQEAVDAFHHGGGPQGGAGVIVLPCGAGKTVIGLGVMSRLRTSTLILCTNTVAVHQWRDELLDKTDLAPNQIGEYTGDRKEIRPITLTTYQILTHRAAREEEFRHLELMRRNQWGLIIYDEVHTLPAPVFRATAEIQVRRRLGLTATLIREDGREGDVFALIGPKKYELPWKFLEQKGYIAEAGCFEIRVALPEALHVPYALGSKRAKYRLAAENPRKIEIVEELIENNPDDAILVIGQYVDQLERIAGDLGFPLITGKTPNARRERLYQEFRQGRQRVLVVSKVANFAIDLPDASMAIEISGAFGSRQEEAQRLGRILRPKARSSRFYAVVSRDTVEQEFGHRRQLFLVEQGYRYRIIDWDA, from the coding sequence ATGTGGAGATCTGACCTGCCCCCCACCCCGGCGGACGCCACTCGCCCCGGCGACACCCCCCGGTCGGAACGCCCCCTGGTGGTGCAAAGCGACGGCACGCTCCTGCTGGAGGTCGGCGGGGCGCAGGCCGAGGAAGCCCGCAACGCCTTGTGCGCCTTCGCCCAGATCGAAAAGTCCCCCGAGTACATCCACACCTACCGGCTCACCGCCCTTTCCCTGTGGAACGCCGCTTCCGCCGGCGTCCGCCTCCCCGACATCCTCGGCGCCCTGTCCCGGTTCAGCCGCTACCCCGTCCCGGACCTGGTCGAACGGAACATCCGGGATCAGTTCGACCGTTTCGGCCAGGTGGTGATGGTCCCCCGGGATGAGGAATTCTTGCTGCTCCGGGTGTACGATTCCCGGATCCGCCTCGAATTGCAGGGCGCCCGGGAGATGCGGGAGCATATCCAGGAGGCGACCCCCGAGGGTTTCCTGGTCCCGGTCGGCCGGCGCGGCGCGGTCAAACAGGCCCTGGTACGGTTGGCCTACCCGCCGGAAGACCTCTGCGGCTATATGGAAGGCGTCCCCCTGTCGCTGGCTCTCCGGGCGACGAGCCGCGGCGGCGCCCCCTTTGGCCTGCGCCGGTACCAGCAGGAAGCGGTGGACGCCTTCCACCACGGCGGGGGGCCCCAGGGCGGTGCCGGCGTGATCGTGCTCCCCTGCGGGGCGGGCAAGACGGTGATCGGGCTGGGCGTGATGTCCCGGCTGCGAACCTCGACCCTGATCCTGTGCACCAACACCGTGGCCGTCCACCAGTGGCGCGACGAACTCCTGGACAAGACGGACCTCGCCCCAAACCAGATCGGGGAATACACCGGCGACCGGAAGGAGATTCGTCCCATCACCCTCACCACCTACCAGATCCTTACCCACCGGGCCGCCCGGGAAGAGGAGTTCCGCCACCTCGAACTCATGCGACGCAACCAGTGGGGTCTCATCATCTACGACGAGGTCCACACCCTTCCGGCGCCGGTGTTTCGGGCCACGGCCGAGATCCAGGTCCGCCGCCGGCTGGGCCTCACCGCCACCCTGATCCGCGAGGACGGCCGGGAGGGGGACGTTTTCGCCCTGATCGGGCCGAAGAAATACGAACTGCCCTGGAAATTCCTTGAGCAGAAAGGGTATATCGCCGAGGCCGGGTGCTTCGAAATCCGGGTGGCCCTGCCGGAGGCGCTGCACGTCCCCTACGCCCTGGGGTCGAAGCGGGCCAAGTACCGACTGGCGGCGGAAAACCCCCGTAAGATCGAAATCGTCGAGGAACTGATCGAAAACAACCCCGACGACGCCATCCTGGTGATCGGCCAGTACGTGGACCAACTGGAGCGGATCGCCGGGGACCTCGGGTTCCCTCTCATCACCGGGAAAACCCCCAACGCCCGGCGGGAGCGCCTGTACCAGGAATTCCGCCAGGGGCGGCAACGGGTGCTGGTGGTCTCCAAGGTGGCCAACTTCGCCATCGACCTGCCCGACGCCTCCATGGCCATCGAGATCTCCGGGGCCTTCGGGTCGCGGCAGGAGGAGGCCCAGCGCCTTGGGCGGATCCTGCGGCCGAAAGCCCGCTCGTCCCGGTTCTACGCCGTCGTTTCCCGGGACACCGTCGAGCAGGAGTTCGGGCACCGCCGCCAGCTCTTTCTCGTGGAGCAGGGCTACCGCTACCGGATCATCGACTGGGACGCCTGA